A genomic region of Candidatus Marimicrobium litorale contains the following coding sequences:
- a CDS encoding septal ring lytic transglycosylase RlpA family protein has translation MQRSSLAALVAIAGLVAACTVEQTRSPDTSEASAMGEKTPSLSRYTVEQDHAPIKGIVAQNVPDAEVRPDPILPLGNGSPYVIDGLSYTVLKEYENYSAQGIASWYGAKFSGHRTSNGELYDLYKPSAAHKSLPIPSFARVTNLENGKSIVVRVNDRGPFHEDRLIDLSYAAAVKLGYMEKGTARVEVEVIPVPGVQDRRDPIYGDYRFLQMGAFGDEALAAALRAELEPLLSAPVFVSPVDIGGRMLYRVRVGPVDDARHLVAVQQILDERGYQPGQPLP, from the coding sequence ATGCAGCGGTCGTCCCTGGCGGCGCTGGTGGCGATCGCCGGGTTGGTTGCTGCTTGTACCGTTGAGCAGACCCGCTCTCCGGATACCTCCGAAGCAAGCGCTATGGGGGAAAAGACGCCGTCGCTTTCGCGCTACACAGTAGAGCAGGATCATGCGCCAATTAAGGGTATTGTTGCGCAAAATGTGCCGGATGCTGAAGTTAGGCCGGATCCCATTCTGCCTCTTGGTAATGGCAGCCCCTATGTTATTGATGGGCTGAGCTATACGGTACTCAAGGAATATGAGAATTACAGCGCGCAAGGTATTGCCTCCTGGTATGGCGCCAAGTTTTCTGGACACCGTACTTCCAATGGCGAGCTGTATGACCTGTACAAGCCTAGTGCCGCTCACAAGTCCTTGCCGATCCCCAGCTTTGCCCGCGTCACCAACCTGGAGAACGGCAAGAGTATTGTGGTGCGCGTGAATGATCGTGGTCCATTCCATGAGGATCGGCTAATCGATCTGTCCTACGCGGCTGCGGTTAAGCTTGGCTACATGGAGAAAGGCACCGCACGGGTGGAAGTAGAGGTGATCCCCGTACCGGGGGTGCAAGATCGTCGGGACCCGATTTATGGAGACTATCGGTTCCTGCAGATGGGCGCTTTCGGCGATGAAGCACTGGCCGCCGCCCTGCGGGCGGAGCTTGAGCCACTGCTGTCGGCTCCGGTCTTCGTCAGCCCTGTCGATATAGGGGGGCGAATGCTTTACCGGGTGCGGGTTGGTCCGGTAGACGATGCACGCCACCTTGTAGCGGTGCAGCAGATTCTGGATGAACGCGGTTATCAGCCCGGACAGCCTTTGCCCTAG
- the mltB gene encoding lytic murein transglycosylase B, whose translation MSVRLKIALICSCLWTALSCAADNYELHPSATDVINELVEEEGFDRQSLEAVFANAERKDSILEAISRPAEKTKPWFQYRAIFLNNRREDQGAEFFKQHRVALERAEREFGVPAQLIVAVIGVETSYGRNVGSYRVIDALSTLAFDYPSRSPFFTSELKHYLILTRDQGLEPTEMMGSYAGAMGYGQFMPSSYRAYAIDFDNDDIIDIWQNPIDAIGSVANYFKQHGWRAGESVVARADAGAKVADDVFVRSRKDLKPVHTVAEFAAEGVVARAALNPDALAIALKFEQETGFEYWLGLHNFYVITRYNHSAMYAMSVYQLSQAIAQRIGR comes from the coding sequence ATGTCGGTACGTCTGAAAATTGCACTAATCTGTTCCTGTCTGTGGACCGCGCTGTCCTGTGCCGCGGATAACTACGAGTTGCATCCGTCCGCGACGGACGTGATTAATGAACTAGTGGAGGAAGAGGGCTTTGATCGTCAGAGCCTCGAGGCGGTCTTCGCCAATGCGGAACGTAAAGACAGTATCCTTGAGGCGATTTCCAGACCAGCTGAAAAGACCAAGCCGTGGTTCCAGTATCGCGCAATTTTCCTCAACAACCGGCGCGAGGATCAGGGCGCGGAATTTTTCAAGCAGCACCGGGTGGCGCTGGAGCGTGCGGAGCGGGAATTTGGCGTTCCGGCACAGTTAATCGTTGCCGTCATCGGGGTGGAAACCTCTTACGGGCGCAATGTGGGCAGCTACCGAGTGATCGATGCACTGTCCACACTGGCCTTTGATTATCCCTCGCGTTCGCCTTTTTTTACCAGTGAACTGAAGCATTACCTAATACTCACGCGGGATCAGGGCCTGGAGCCCACAGAGATGATGGGCTCTTACGCGGGGGCCATGGGTTACGGGCAGTTCATGCCCAGCAGCTACCGCGCCTATGCGATCGATTTTGACAACGACGATATTATCGATATTTGGCAAAATCCTATCGATGCCATCGGCAGCGTCGCGAATTACTTCAAACAGCATGGCTGGCGCGCGGGTGAGAGCGTGGTGGCGCGTGCTGACGCCGGGGCGAAAGTGGCCGATGACGTGTTTGTAAGAAGCCGTAAGGATCTCAAGCCGGTTCACACGGTCGCTGAATTTGCCGCCGAGGGTGTGGTGGCAAGAGCGGCTTTGAATCCCGACGCCCTCGCCATAGCGCTCAAGTTTGAGCAGGAAACCGGCTTTGAGTACTGGCTGGGGCTGCACAATTTTTACGTAATTACCCGCTATAACCACAGTGCCATGTACGCTATGAGCGTTTATCAGCTGAGTCAGGCGATCGCGCAGCGGATTGGCCGCTGA
- the rodA gene encoding rod shape-determining protein RodA, whose amino-acid sequence MVDYLRQMPDQGSRDMARRPGTLRRLHIDLPLLLLLILLTGYGLMVLYSASGQNMDAVIRQGRYFAVAYVAMIFAAQISLQQYARWAPWLYGLGVATLVAVVFAGVGAKGAQRWLQIGGLRFQPSEIMKIVVPLVVAWFLAARPLPPRFTAVLGALVLLALPAGLIVIQPDLGTSLLIAASGLFVLFLAGIGWRYIVGAVFAAAASAWPAWMYGLKDYQKQRILTMFSPESDKLGAGWNIIQSKTAIGSGGWEGKGWLQSTQSRLDFLPESHTDFIIAVLAEEQGLKGIILLLGLYLLILLRGFLIGLRAQTSFGRMMAGSLTLTFFVYIFVNMGMVAGLLPVVGVPLPLVSAGGTSVVTLLAGFGILMAISTEQQRVTT is encoded by the coding sequence ATGGTCGACTATCTTCGTCAAATGCCTGATCAGGGTTCGCGGGACATGGCCAGACGTCCCGGCACTCTGCGCCGTTTGCATATCGATCTGCCTTTGCTCTTATTGCTGATCTTGCTCACCGGCTATGGCCTGATGGTCCTCTACAGCGCCTCCGGACAGAATATGGACGCGGTGATTCGCCAGGGTCGTTATTTCGCCGTGGCCTATGTGGCAATGATCTTTGCGGCGCAGATCAGCCTGCAGCAATATGCCCGCTGGGCTCCCTGGCTGTATGGATTGGGCGTGGCAACTCTGGTTGCCGTGGTATTTGCGGGCGTTGGCGCCAAGGGCGCCCAGCGCTGGCTGCAAATTGGCGGGCTGCGCTTCCAGCCTTCAGAAATTATGAAAATCGTGGTACCGCTGGTCGTCGCATGGTTTCTGGCGGCACGCCCGCTGCCCCCTCGTTTTACCGCCGTGTTAGGCGCGCTGGTGCTGCTCGCTCTGCCGGCAGGGCTGATCGTGATTCAGCCCGATTTGGGTACATCCTTGCTCATTGCTGCCAGTGGATTATTTGTGCTTTTCCTGGCGGGCATTGGCTGGCGCTATATTGTCGGAGCTGTGTTCGCGGCGGCCGCCTCGGCCTGGCCGGCCTGGATGTATGGCCTCAAGGACTATCAAAAGCAGCGTATTCTTACCATGTTCAGTCCCGAGAGCGATAAACTTGGCGCGGGCTGGAACATTATTCAGTCGAAAACGGCCATTGGCTCCGGGGGTTGGGAGGGTAAGGGCTGGCTGCAGAGTACGCAGTCCCGTCTGGACTTTCTGCCCGAGAGCCACACCGACTTTATTATTGCCGTGTTGGCCGAAGAACAGGGGCTGAAGGGCATCATTCTGCTGCTGGGTCTTTACCTGCTTATCCTGTTGCGGGGTTTTCTCATAGGCCTGCGCGCTCAGACCAGTTTTGGACGAATGATGGCGGGTAGTCTGACGCTAACGTTTTTCGTTTACATCTTTGTTAATATGGGCATGGTGGCAGGCCTACTACCGGTAGTGGGTGTGCCACTGCCACTGGTGAGTGCCGGGGGTACCTCGGTGGTGACGCTGCTGGCGGGGTTTGGGATTCTCATGGCAATCAGTACAGAACAACAGCGGGTGACCACGTGA
- the mrdA gene encoding penicillin-binding protein 2, with the protein MQPQFDLKDPRLETRIYGVRTVLAICLVGACLAVILTRYHSLQIKGYDTYSTQSEANRVQLQPLPPRRGLIYDRNGILLADNRPSFTLSVVRESVMNLEETLAELQALVPVTQSDLENFREKLKRTRASEAVPLRFRLSEEERARLAVNRFRLPGVVVEAQLLRHYPHGELFSHALGYVGRINEREARELDETDYRGTFHVGKVGVEKFYENILHGDVGYQNVESNAHGRVLRVLERFDPAPGSDLILSLDYRLQRAARDALGERRGAVVAIDTRTGGLLALVSTPGYDTNLFVNGISTADYAALRDSLDVPLFNRAIQGSYPPGSTVKPFMAIAGMQAGLVTPESTVADPGWYSLPGSSHRYRDWILRIRGTGHAPYVDMKMAIAESCDVYFYELARRLTIDRMAEHLAPFGFGKRTGVDTTNETSGVLPSTHWKRQAMAQPWYPGETISAGIGQGYMLASPLQLAVATSVMANKGGRRVPHLVMSVDSEPVALEEIAPVDVPAPYWEAVFDGMREVVHGKRGTAKALARGIEYEMGGKTGTAQVIGIAQNAVYNEDEVSERHRHHGLFVAFAPLDAPSIAVGIIVENGGGSSAASPIARAVIDTWLESRPKAG; encoded by the coding sequence ATGCAACCGCAGTTCGACTTGAAAGACCCCCGACTCGAGACCCGCATCTACGGCGTGCGGACGGTGCTCGCGATTTGTCTGGTGGGCGCTTGTCTGGCGGTCATCCTGACCCGCTATCACAGTCTGCAGATCAAAGGCTACGACACCTATAGCACCCAGTCCGAGGCCAACCGGGTCCAGTTGCAGCCCCTGCCTCCCCGACGCGGACTGATCTACGATCGCAATGGGATTCTGCTTGCGGACAACCGGCCCAGCTTTACATTGTCCGTCGTGCGGGAGAGTGTGATGAATCTGGAGGAGACTCTCGCGGAGTTGCAGGCCCTCGTCCCCGTGACTCAGAGTGACCTCGAGAATTTCCGCGAGAAACTTAAACGCACCCGCGCATCAGAGGCGGTGCCCCTGCGCTTTCGCCTCTCGGAGGAAGAGCGCGCGCGCCTTGCGGTCAATCGCTTCAGGTTGCCGGGCGTGGTCGTGGAGGCTCAATTGCTGAGGCATTACCCGCACGGAGAGTTGTTTTCCCATGCCCTGGGTTATGTCGGCCGCATCAACGAGCGCGAAGCGCGGGAGCTGGATGAAACCGACTACCGCGGTACCTTTCACGTGGGCAAGGTTGGGGTAGAGAAATTTTATGAGAATATTCTGCATGGCGATGTGGGATACCAAAATGTGGAGAGTAATGCTCATGGGAGAGTGTTGCGTGTTCTGGAGCGTTTTGATCCGGCGCCGGGCAGTGACCTGATACTGTCGCTGGACTATCGCTTGCAACGTGCCGCCAGGGATGCACTCGGTGAACGACGCGGCGCGGTCGTGGCCATTGACACCAGAACGGGCGGGTTACTGGCGTTAGTCTCCACGCCCGGCTACGACACCAACCTGTTCGTCAACGGCATCAGCACGGCCGATTATGCGGCCTTGCGTGATTCGCTGGACGTGCCGCTGTTCAATCGGGCAATACAAGGCTCCTATCCCCCCGGCTCTACGGTCAAGCCGTTCATGGCCATCGCCGGCATGCAGGCGGGCCTTGTGACCCCGGAATCGACTGTGGCGGATCCGGGCTGGTACAGCCTGCCGGGAAGCAGTCATCGCTACCGTGACTGGATACTGCGTATCCGGGGGACCGGTCATGCCCCCTACGTGGATATGAAGATGGCGATAGCGGAATCCTGTGATGTGTATTTTTACGAGCTGGCGCGGCGCTTGACGATCGATCGTATGGCAGAGCACCTGGCGCCCTTCGGGTTCGGCAAACGCACCGGAGTTGATACGACTAACGAAACAAGCGGTGTGTTGCCTTCCACCCACTGGAAACGGCAGGCCATGGCTCAGCCCTGGTATCCGGGAGAGACAATCAGCGCGGGTATCGGGCAGGGGTATATGCTGGCTTCGCCATTGCAACTTGCGGTGGCAACCAGCGTGATGGCGAACAAGGGTGGGCGCAGAGTGCCGCATCTGGTGATGTCGGTCGACAGTGAACCCGTGGCGCTGGAGGAGATAGCACCGGTGGATGTGCCTGCTCCATACTGGGAGGCGGTCTTCGACGGGATGCGTGAGGTCGTGCACGGCAAACGAGGCACGGCCAAGGCACTCGCCCGGGGTATCGAGTACGAGATGGGTGGCAAGACCGGCACTGCCCAGGTAATCGGCATCGCACAGAACGCAGTGTATAACGAGGATGAAGTGTCGGAGCGACATCGCCATCATGGTCTCTTCGTCGCTTTTGCCCCACTTGATGCTCCCAGCATTGCGGTGGGTATTATTGTTGAAAACGGTGGCGGCAGCTCTGCGGCCTCTCCCATCGCCCGGGCGGTTATCGACACCTGGCTCGAATCGCGGCCAAAGGCGGGTTGA
- the rlmH gene encoding 23S rRNA (pseudouridine(1915)-N(3))-methyltransferase RlmH, with product MRLSVIAVGTRMPAWVREAVEEYCKRLPREIAPRWCEIPPAKRGREYAQQRASLTEGEQVLKAIPSGDRVIALEVGGRRMNTESLAQKLQDWQLSANNYSLLIGGPDGLSEACRARAEWCWSLSDLTLPHPLVRVILAEQLYRAWTITVNHPYHRA from the coding sequence ATGCGCCTATCTGTTATTGCGGTTGGCACACGCATGCCTGCCTGGGTCCGCGAGGCCGTGGAGGAATACTGTAAGCGACTGCCTCGGGAAATAGCGCCCCGCTGGTGCGAAATCCCCCCGGCAAAGCGTGGCAGGGAATACGCGCAACAGCGGGCCAGTCTGACGGAGGGCGAGCAGGTGCTCAAGGCGATTCCCTCGGGCGACAGGGTCATCGCGTTGGAAGTCGGTGGCAGGCGGATGAACACGGAAAGCTTGGCGCAGAAGCTGCAGGACTGGCAGCTCTCCGCAAATAATTACAGCCTCTTAATCGGTGGCCCGGACGGTTTGTCAGAGGCCTGCCGTGCGCGTGCCGAATGGTGCTGGTCCCTGAGTGACCTGACGCTGCCACACCCCCTGGTTCGAGTTATTCTGGCAGAGCAGTTGTATCGGGCTTGGACAATCACTGTCAACCACCCGTATCATCGCGCCTAG
- the rsfS gene encoding ribosome silencing factor — METENFVNFVVESLEDLKAVNTVTVDVRDLTDVMDFLVIASGTSNRHVKSLASHVAVEAKKQSVRPLGSEGESEGEWVLVDFGEVVVHVMLPATRDFYDLERLWTHPKAPG, encoded by the coding sequence ATGGAGACTGAAAACTTCGTCAATTTTGTGGTTGAGTCCCTCGAGGATCTCAAGGCCGTGAACACCGTTACGGTTGATGTGCGCGACCTGACTGATGTCATGGACTTTCTGGTCATTGCCAGTGGGACATCCAATCGACACGTGAAATCGCTTGCCAGTCATGTGGCGGTTGAGGCCAAGAAACAAAGCGTCCGGCCGCTCGGCTCAGAGGGTGAGTCCGAGGGAGAGTGGGTGCTGGTCGACTTCGGTGAAGTAGTCGTGCACGTGATGCTGCCTGCGACCAGAGATTTTTACGATCTCGAGCGTCTCTGGACGCACCCCAAAGCGCCAGGCTGA
- the nadD gene encoding nicotinate-nucleotide adenylyltransferase — MSAGDASVAGLQGVFGGTFNPVHFGHLRSALELVESLQMEHLRLMPSARPPHREAPDCSAEHRAAMLQLAVAGEPRLSCDPRELQRSGKSYTIDSLLELRHELGEEAGLCMVLGCDALLDIAEWHRWQALLDCAHIIVLARPGWVLPQSGKVAQWLAAHRLEDSAALRRRPAGGILITELRPLAISSTEIRELLQRRRSARYLLPEPVLDYIQRNSLYQ, encoded by the coding sequence TTGAGTGCCGGTGACGCATCCGTTGCAGGCCTCCAGGGTGTATTCGGCGGTACGTTTAATCCGGTGCATTTCGGCCACCTGCGCTCGGCGCTGGAGCTGGTAGAGAGCTTGCAAATGGAGCACCTGCGCCTGATGCCCAGTGCGCGGCCCCCGCACCGAGAGGCGCCTGATTGTAGCGCCGAGCACCGTGCCGCTATGCTGCAGCTCGCGGTGGCGGGCGAGCCCCGTTTATCCTGTGATCCGAGAGAATTGCAGCGCTCTGGCAAGTCCTACACGATTGACAGCCTGTTGGAGTTGCGCCACGAGCTGGGAGAGGAGGCAGGCCTGTGCATGGTCTTGGGCTGTGACGCCCTGCTGGACATTGCGGAGTGGCACCGCTGGCAAGCGTTGCTGGATTGTGCGCATATTATTGTGCTGGCGCGTCCGGGGTGGGTGCTGCCGCAATCCGGTAAAGTCGCGCAGTGGCTGGCAGCGCATCGATTGGAAGACAGCGCAGCACTGCGCCGACGCCCCGCCGGCGGTATTCTGATCACAGAGCTGCGCCCACTCGCTATCTCCTCCACGGAGATTCGCGAGTTGTTGCAGCGGCGACGTTCCGCGCGCTACCTTTTGCCGGAGCCGGTGCTGGACTATATTCAGCGTAATTCCCTTTACCAGTGA
- a CDS encoding glutamate-5-semialdehyde dehydrogenase, translating into MDIDKYMNELGAAARSASRAVAASSTDVRNRALLAVRDALDSARDEVTEANAADLDRGREKGLDAPLLDRLELTPARIDAMLEGLIQVAALPDPVGSIADLRRMPSGIQVGRMRVPLGVIGIIYESRPNVTVEAASLCLKSGNSAILRGGSESLQSNTAIAACLQAGLRSVGLPPASVQVVATADRAAVGRLITMPEFVDVIIPRGGKGLIERISKDARVPVIKHLDGVCHVYIDDEADVDMAIGIAVNAKTQRYGTCNTMETLLVASSIADTILPPLAKAYAEAGVELRGCARARQTLPDIKSASQEDWGEEYLAPVLAVKVVSGIDEAMTHIETYGSQHTDAIVTRDHARAMRFLREVDSSSVIVNASTRFADGFEYGLGAEIGISTDKLHARGPVGLEGLTSEKFVVLGEGQLRT; encoded by the coding sequence ATGGATATTGACAAGTACATGAACGAGCTGGGCGCTGCGGCCCGGTCGGCCTCCCGCGCGGTGGCGGCCTCTTCGACCGATGTGCGCAATCGAGCGCTGCTGGCCGTGCGTGACGCGCTGGACAGCGCTCGTGATGAGGTGACCGAGGCGAATGCGGCAGACCTTGATCGGGGCCGTGAAAAGGGATTGGACGCGCCGCTGTTGGATCGGCTTGAGCTGACTCCAGCGCGCATCGACGCCATGCTGGAGGGTCTGATTCAGGTGGCCGCTCTGCCTGACCCGGTGGGCAGTATTGCGGACCTGCGGCGCATGCCGAGTGGTATTCAGGTTGGGCGCATGCGAGTGCCGCTAGGTGTGATCGGTATTATTTATGAATCGCGCCCCAACGTTACCGTTGAGGCAGCGAGTCTGTGTCTGAAATCGGGAAACTCAGCGATATTGCGAGGTGGCTCTGAATCTTTGCAGTCCAATACGGCGATCGCAGCCTGCCTGCAGGCAGGGCTCAGGTCAGTAGGCCTGCCCCCCGCGTCGGTGCAGGTCGTTGCCACAGCGGATCGCGCCGCTGTGGGCCGTTTGATAACCATGCCGGAGTTTGTGGATGTCATCATCCCCCGGGGAGGTAAGGGCTTGATCGAGCGCATCAGCAAAGATGCCCGCGTGCCGGTGATCAAGCACCTGGATGGAGTCTGCCACGTGTATATTGATGACGAAGCGGACGTCGATATGGCTATCGGTATCGCGGTTAACGCCAAAACCCAGCGCTACGGCACCTGTAACACGATGGAAACGTTGCTGGTGGCATCCTCTATCGCCGATACGATACTGCCGCCACTGGCGAAGGCCTATGCCGAGGCGGGAGTGGAACTGCGCGGTTGTGCGCGTGCGCGACAAACGCTGCCCGACATCAAGTCAGCCAGCCAAGAGGACTGGGGAGAGGAATACCTGGCCCCCGTTCTCGCGGTCAAGGTAGTGAGCGGCATCGACGAGGCAATGACCCACATCGAGACCTACGGTTCCCAGCATACCGATGCGATAGTGACCCGGGATCACGCGCGCGCTATGCGCTTTCTCCGGGAAGTGGATTCCAGCTCGGTGATAGTGAACGCGTCGACGCGCTTTGCCGATGGTTTCGAGTACGGATTGGGTGCCGAGATCGGGATTTCCACCGATAAGCTGCATGCGCGCGGGCCAGTGGGACTGGAGGGCCTTACCAGCGAGAAATTCGTGGTGCTCGGGGAAGGGCAGTTGCGCACTTGA
- a CDS encoding 2-hydroxychromene-2-carboxylate isomerase, with amino-acid sequence MATHPSLECFYDCSSPWTYFAFTRLIPLAERLDVAIRWRPILVGGVFNAVNPEVYADREKMFNAENSRRLNYYLKDLQDWAELCELSVAMPPGHPINAVKAMRGAFYAQEQDRLVPYSRDVFETYWNSDTPDIANDEVLRAVCDRVGLDSEAFLRAINEQEYKDRLRTNTDELIQRGGYGSPTLFINGDDMYFGNDRLPLVEYRLSQLL; translated from the coding sequence ATGGCAACGCACCCCAGTCTGGAATGCTTCTACGATTGTTCGAGCCCCTGGACTTATTTTGCCTTCACCCGGCTGATACCCCTTGCGGAACGACTGGATGTGGCCATTCGCTGGCGCCCGATTTTGGTGGGCGGCGTATTCAATGCAGTTAACCCAGAGGTTTACGCCGACCGCGAGAAAATGTTCAACGCTGAAAACAGCCGCCGCCTGAATTACTACCTCAAGGATCTGCAAGACTGGGCGGAACTTTGCGAACTCAGTGTCGCTATGCCGCCCGGTCACCCGATCAACGCCGTCAAGGCCATGCGCGGCGCTTTCTATGCACAAGAGCAAGACCGACTGGTGCCTTACTCCCGCGACGTGTTCGAAACCTACTGGAATAGCGATACACCCGATATCGCCAACGACGAGGTCCTCAGAGCCGTCTGCGACCGCGTCGGCCTCGACAGCGAGGCTTTCCTGCGCGCCATCAACGAGCAGGAGTACAAGGATCGACTGCGGACAAATACAGATGAACTTATTCAGCGCGGCGGCTATGGTTCGCCCACCCTGTTCATCAACGGTGACGACATGTACTTTGGCAATGATCGACTGCCGCTGGTTGAGTACAGGCTGAGCCAGTTGCTGTAG
- a CDS encoding peroxiredoxin, translating to MGVLVGKPAPDFDVAAVLGTGEIVDSYKRSEAMSGKYGLVFFYPLDFTFVCPSELIALDHRMDKFRELGVEVVAVSIDSQFTHNAWRNTSVNDGGIGSVTYTMAADVNHDICRAYDVESGGGVAFRGAFLIDTEGNVRSQLVNDLPLGRNIDELIRLVEALQFHEEHGEVCPAGWQKGDKGMDASPDGVASYLSENADGL from the coding sequence ATGGGCGTTTTAGTTGGCAAGCCAGCACCGGATTTTGATGTCGCAGCAGTACTTGGCACCGGAGAAATCGTTGATTCTTACAAGCGGTCGGAGGCGATGTCCGGTAAGTACGGCCTGGTTTTTTTCTATCCGCTGGACTTCACTTTTGTCTGCCCCTCAGAGCTGATCGCTCTGGATCACCGGATGGATAAGTTCCGCGAACTGGGTGTGGAAGTAGTCGCTGTGTCCATCGACTCTCAGTTCACTCACAACGCTTGGCGTAATACTTCCGTTAACGACGGTGGTATTGGCTCGGTGACATACACCATGGCAGCGGACGTCAATCACGATATCTGCCGTGCCTACGACGTCGAAAGCGGAGGCGGCGTTGCATTCCGCGGAGCCTTCCTGATCGACACTGAGGGTAATGTTCGCTCGCAGCTTGTTAATGATCTGCCTCTGGGCCGTAACATTGATGAGCTCATCCGTCTTGTTGAAGCCTTGCAGTTTCACGAGGAGCATGGCGAAGTGTGTCCCGCCGGCTGGCAGAAGGGTGACAAGGGTATGGACGCGTCTCCTGATGGTGTTGCATCCTACCTCTCGGAGAATGCAGACGGCCTGTAA
- the grxD gene encoding Grx4 family monothiol glutaredoxin yields MDTIETIKDQISNNTILLYMKGSPNQPQCGFSARTVEVLMACGERFAYVDILSNPDIRATLPEYANWPTFPQLWIDGELIGGCDIVSEMFDSGELQTLIKDKGPA; encoded by the coding sequence ATGGACACAATCGAGACAATCAAAGACCAGATCAGCAACAACACGATTTTGCTGTATATGAAAGGCTCTCCCAATCAACCGCAGTGTGGTTTCTCTGCGCGGACCGTGGAAGTGCTGATGGCCTGCGGCGAGCGCTTCGCCTACGTGGACATACTGTCCAACCCGGATATTCGCGCCACGCTTCCAGAATACGCCAACTGGCCTACCTTTCCACAACTGTGGATAGACGGTGAGCTCATTGGTGGCTGCGATATCGTGTCCGAGATGTTTGACAGCGGCGAGTTGCAAACCCTGATCAAGGACAAGGGTCCTGCCTGA
- a CDS encoding aspartate aminotransferase family protein translates to MSALMQTYARLPVTFSHGEGVYLFDTEGRRYLDGISGIGVNALGHAHPAVTAAITQQADKLVHSSNLYRISTQETLANSLTKLAGMDNVFFGNSGAEANEAAIKLARLHGHDQGIKQPAIVVLEGAFHGRTLATLSATGNRKIQAGFEPLVGGFIRAPANDIEALRQIANNNPDVVAFLAEPIQGESGVNVLDTDYLLAAREICSAHNWLLMLDEVQTGNGRTGSPFACQGVGLQADVITTAKGLGNGVPIGACMARGHAASILGAGQHGSTFGGNPLACAAGLAVLDTIAKDSLCANAANMGELIKDVLQAELRDNHRVRDIRGRGLMIGIQLHRDCGELVAQGLDAGLLINVAGGSTVRLLPPLVINEQESRELAAGVAALIRNFN, encoded by the coding sequence ATGTCGGCGCTTATGCAAACCTATGCCAGGTTGCCCGTGACATTCAGTCATGGCGAGGGCGTGTACCTTTTCGATACTGAAGGGCGGCGCTACCTCGACGGCATCTCGGGCATCGGCGTCAACGCCCTGGGTCACGCTCACCCGGCGGTGACCGCCGCGATAACACAGCAGGCCGACAAGCTGGTGCACAGCTCCAACCTGTACCGCATCAGCACGCAGGAAACACTCGCCAACTCTCTCACCAAACTGGCCGGGATGGACAACGTCTTTTTCGGCAATTCCGGTGCCGAGGCGAACGAGGCCGCCATCAAGCTGGCTCGACTGCATGGCCACGACCAGGGCATCAAACAGCCCGCCATCGTCGTGCTGGAGGGCGCCTTTCACGGACGCACACTCGCCACCCTGAGTGCTACCGGTAATCGCAAGATTCAGGCCGGCTTTGAACCGCTTGTGGGAGGCTTCATCCGCGCGCCTGCTAACGACATAGAAGCGCTGCGCCAGATCGCCAACAATAACCCCGACGTGGTCGCTTTTCTGGCGGAACCCATACAGGGTGAGAGCGGCGTTAATGTGCTCGATACGGACTATCTGCTCGCGGCCCGGGAAATTTGCTCCGCGCACAACTGGCTGCTTATGCTGGACGAGGTGCAAACGGGTAACGGCCGCACTGGCAGCCCTTTTGCCTGCCAGGGGGTCGGACTGCAAGCCGATGTCATTACCACTGCCAAGGGTCTTGGCAACGGCGTGCCTATTGGGGCCTGCATGGCCCGAGGCCACGCCGCAAGCATACTGGGCGCCGGACAACACGGCTCCACCTTTGGCGGCAACCCTCTGGCTTGCGCGGCCGGACTCGCAGTGCTCGACACTATTGCCAAGGACTCACTTTGCGCTAACGCGGCGAACATGGGCGAGTTGATCAAGGATGTGCTGCAGGCAGAACTCAGGGATAACCACCGAGTGAGAGACATACGCGGCCGCGGTCTGATGATCGGCATACAGTTACACCGAGACTGTGGCGAACTGGTAGCGCAAGGCCTCGATGCCGGCCTGCTGATAAACGTCGCCGGTGGCAGCACGGTGCGCTTGTTGCCACCATTGGTCATTAATGAGCAAGAAAGCCGCGAGTTGGCCGCCGGCGTGGCCGCGCTGATTCG